The Novosphingobium sp. THN1 genome includes a window with the following:
- a CDS encoding nuclear transport factor 2 family protein, which yields MSVIDPVTRLIAIEEIKQLKARYFRCMDTKDYAGLRAVFADDAVFDASCSLSIEPAEDAENWTHSGGDAIAAFVEAAVDALRTVHHGHCHEIELLSQTEARGVIAMEDQIWDADGKPFLHGMGHYHETYRREADGWKIVTSRISRLHVIVGE from the coding sequence ATGTCCGTCATCGATCCCGTCACCCGCCTGATCGCCATCGAGGAAATCAAGCAGCTAAAGGCGCGCTATTTCCGCTGCATGGACACCAAGGACTACGCCGGCCTGCGCGCAGTCTTCGCCGACGACGCTGTGTTCGATGCCTCCTGCTCGCTCTCCATCGAACCCGCCGAGGACGCGGAGAACTGGACGCACTCCGGCGGCGACGCCATTGCCGCCTTCGTCGAAGCCGCCGTCGACGCCTTGCGCACCGTCCACCACGGCCACTGCCATGAAATCGAACTGCTCTCGCAAACCGAGGCGCGCGGCGTGATCGCCATGGAGGACCAGATCTGGGACGCCGACGGCAAGCCTTTCCTCCACGGCATGGGCCACTACCACGAAACCTACCGCAGGGAGGCAGATGGCTGGAAGATCGTGACGAGTCGCATCAGCCGCCTGCATGTGATCGTCGGCGAGTAA
- the holA gene encoding DNA polymerase III subunit delta, translating to MKVTQKNFWANAARAVKDCRIFYFCGPDESGASDAAAKIAGMLGEAEKVDLGGAELKRDPVRLADEARSVSLFGDRRIIHVRATGDDAHDAVETLLQSPVDGWPVLIVASSATDKSRIAKLLESRADALVGMFHPPDLKSVASAIRSSADAMGVRMTDELSERVARATALDTRMARSELEKIALYLDASPQAPRTATAADLDDVCAVSEDDGMMPLVNAVLGGEVRRIPAELSRMREQGMNPVGLVLALERRAGQLVQLAGRLGERGDVNAFMQQESDARRVFFRDRADLTQQLKRWRGPRLVRLCERLVLLHRTLIADNRNGDLALAQGLAEIARAAAR from the coding sequence GTGAAGGTCACCCAGAAGAACTTTTGGGCAAATGCGGCGCGCGCGGTAAAGGACTGCCGCATCTTCTATTTCTGCGGGCCGGATGAATCGGGTGCCAGTGATGCCGCCGCGAAGATCGCAGGCATGTTGGGCGAGGCGGAAAAGGTCGATCTGGGCGGAGCCGAACTCAAGCGCGACCCGGTGCGCCTCGCTGACGAGGCGCGTTCGGTCTCGTTGTTTGGCGACAGGCGGATCATTCATGTCCGGGCGACCGGCGACGATGCGCACGACGCCGTCGAAACCCTGCTGCAAAGCCCTGTCGACGGCTGGCCGGTCCTGATCGTCGCCAGTTCGGCCACCGACAAGTCGCGCATTGCCAAATTGCTGGAAAGCCGCGCCGATGCGCTGGTCGGCATGTTCCATCCGCCAGACCTCAAATCGGTCGCCAGTGCGATCCGGAGTTCGGCCGATGCGATGGGTGTGCGCATGACCGACGAGCTGTCGGAGCGAGTCGCCCGTGCGACCGCGCTCGATACGCGCATGGCCCGAAGCGAGCTGGAGAAGATCGCGCTCTATCTCGACGCCAGCCCGCAGGCGCCGCGAACAGCGACAGCGGCGGACCTCGACGACGTCTGCGCGGTCAGCGAGGACGATGGCATGATGCCGCTGGTCAACGCCGTCCTTGGCGGCGAGGTGCGGCGCATTCCGGCCGAACTTTCCCGCATGCGCGAACAGGGCATGAATCCGGTGGGACTGGTCCTCGCGCTTGAACGCCGCGCCGGGCAGTTGGTCCAGCTCGCTGGTCGGCTCGGGGAACGCGGCGACGTCAATGCATTCATGCAACAGGAAAGCGACGCGCGCCGGGTGTTCTTCCGAGACCGTGCCGACCTGACCCAGCAACTCAAGCGCTGGCGTGGCCCGCGGCTTGTGCGCCTGTGCGAGAGGCTGGTTCTATTGCATCGCACACTGATCGCCGACAATCGGAACGGGGACCTGGCGCTGGCGCAGGGCCTTGCAGAAATTGCGCGTGCTGCAGCACGATAG
- the lptE gene encoding LPS assembly lipoprotein LptE, with product MYAGGGKGEVARALADVTISPIEGQSGWHVRNALVDRLGAGAAGTGARYRLDVRLDDRVEGLGQLSNDAITRERRTLRARYQLVDMQNGEVVLDATAGSDAGFDVVNSEYAVIAAEQTALENLSQEVADQIVTRVSVRLRKRS from the coding sequence ATGTACGCAGGCGGCGGCAAGGGCGAAGTCGCGCGCGCGCTTGCCGACGTCACTATCTCGCCGATCGAGGGGCAGTCTGGCTGGCACGTACGCAACGCTCTGGTCGATCGTCTGGGTGCAGGCGCGGCAGGGACTGGCGCTCGCTATCGGCTCGATGTCCGGCTGGACGATCGCGTGGAGGGGCTGGGCCAGCTTTCCAACGATGCGATCACGCGCGAACGCCGCACCCTGCGCGCGCGCTACCAGCTGGTTGACATGCAGAACGGTGAAGTGGTCCTTGATGCGACCGCGGGATCGGACGCCGGGTTCGATGTGGTCAACAGCGAATACGCGGTGATCGCGGCCGAACAGACAGCGCTTGAAAACCTGTCGCAGGAAGTGGCCGACCAGATCGTCACGCGCGTCTCGGTCCGCTTGCGCAAGCGCTCCTGA
- the leuS gene encoding leucine--tRNA ligase: MTENTAPANPAPERFDPAIADTRWQQVWESRQSFRADDSSAKPRSYVLEMFPYPSGRIHIGHVRNYTMGDVLARYKRMRGFEVLHPMGWDAFGMPAENAAMEKGVHPGGWTRDNIANMKAQLKRLGFALDWSREIATCEPEYYGHEQSLFLDLYAAGLVYRKESTVNWDPVDMTVLANEQVIDGRGWRSGALVEKRKLNQWFLKITDFADELLEGLSTLDKWPEKVRTMQENWIGKSQGLQFRFDLSNGESVEVYTTRPDTIFGASFVAVAADHPIAQGVAAVNCEAANFIALCKKGGTTAAELETAEKLGFDTGIGAKHPLTGKYLPVYIANFVLMEYGTGAIMAVPGHDQRDFDFATKYELPILRVVAADPADANKPFAGEAEAGDGVLVNSDFLNGMNVADAKAAVIGRAQSEGWGEGKTVWRLRDWGVSRQRYWGTPIPFVHCEVCGVVPVPKKQLPVTLPDDVSFDVPGNPLDRHPTWKHVDCPQCGHPARRETDTLDTFVDSSWYFLRFASQPEDRPFDPEEIKRWLPVEQYIGGIEHAILHLLYARFWTRALARIGKIEVTEPFGSLFTQGMVTHETYERRNPENGQPVFFSPTEVERSGDGATLKADGAPVEVGRVIKMSKSKKNVVDPDEIVAKYGADAIRWFMLSDSPPERDLPWSEAGIEGCARFVQRLWRLFGQYDAAASGEDKALDRKAHQTVHAVASDIEALGFNKAVARIYELTGAIEKAAPSASRSAAIRKVLLLVAPMMPHLAEEAHARFRTGLIADEAWPEVDPALLVDDEVTVAIQVKGKLRDTLTVAKGTPKEELERLALASEKVQRALEGAEVKKVIVVPDRLVNLVA, encoded by the coding sequence ATGACCGAGAACACTGCTCCCGCCAACCCTGCTCCTGAGCGCTTCGATCCCGCAATCGCCGACACCCGCTGGCAGCAGGTGTGGGAGAGCCGCCAGTCGTTCCGCGCCGACGACTCAAGCGCCAAGCCTCGCAGCTACGTGCTGGAGATGTTTCCCTATCCCTCGGGCCGCATCCATATCGGCCACGTCCGCAATTACACGATGGGCGACGTGCTGGCGCGCTACAAGCGGATGCGCGGATTCGAGGTGCTGCATCCGATGGGCTGGGACGCCTTCGGCATGCCGGCGGAAAACGCAGCGATGGAAAAGGGCGTCCACCCCGGCGGCTGGACCCGCGACAACATCGCCAACATGAAGGCGCAGCTCAAGCGCCTTGGCTTCGCGCTCGACTGGAGCCGCGAGATCGCAACCTGCGAGCCGGAATATTACGGCCATGAACAGTCGCTGTTCCTTGATCTCTATGCGGCAGGCCTGGTCTACCGCAAGGAATCGACGGTCAACTGGGACCCGGTCGACATGACCGTGCTCGCCAACGAGCAGGTCATCGACGGACGCGGCTGGCGCTCGGGCGCGCTGGTCGAGAAGCGCAAGCTGAACCAGTGGTTCCTCAAGATCACCGACTTTGCCGACGAACTGCTCGAGGGCCTGTCGACGCTCGACAAGTGGCCCGAGAAGGTCCGCACCATGCAGGAGAACTGGATCGGCAAGAGCCAGGGCCTGCAGTTCCGCTTCGACCTTTCCAATGGGGAGAGCGTGGAGGTCTACACCACCCGCCCCGACACGATCTTCGGCGCAAGCTTCGTCGCTGTCGCCGCGGACCATCCGATCGCGCAGGGCGTCGCGGCGGTGAACTGCGAAGCGGCCAACTTCATCGCGCTGTGCAAGAAGGGCGGCACCACTGCCGCTGAACTGGAAACGGCCGAGAAGCTGGGCTTCGACACCGGGATCGGCGCCAAGCATCCGCTCACGGGCAAGTACCTGCCAGTCTACATCGCCAACTTCGTGCTGATGGAATACGGCACAGGAGCGATCATGGCCGTGCCCGGGCACGACCAGCGCGACTTCGATTTTGCCACCAAGTACGAATTGCCGATACTGCGCGTTGTGGCCGCCGATCCGGCGGATGCAAACAAGCCCTTCGCCGGTGAGGCCGAGGCCGGCGACGGCGTTCTGGTCAACTCCGACTTCCTCAACGGCATGAACGTCGCCGATGCCAAGGCTGCCGTCATCGGCCGCGCACAGAGCGAGGGCTGGGGCGAAGGCAAGACGGTATGGCGCCTGCGCGATTGGGGCGTTTCGCGCCAGCGCTATTGGGGCACGCCAATCCCGTTCGTGCACTGCGAGGTCTGCGGCGTGGTGCCGGTGCCCAAGAAACAGCTGCCAGTGACCTTGCCCGACGACGTCAGCTTCGACGTGCCCGGCAACCCGCTTGACCGGCATCCGACGTGGAAGCATGTCGATTGCCCGCAATGCGGCCATCCCGCCCGGCGCGAGACCGATACGCTCGACACTTTCGTCGATTCGTCGTGGTACTTCCTGCGCTTTGCCAGCCAGCCGGAAGACCGCCCGTTCGACCCGGAAGAGATCAAGCGCTGGCTGCCGGTGGAGCAGTACATCGGTGGGATCGAGCACGCGATCCTGCACCTGCTCTACGCCCGTTTCTGGACCCGTGCGCTCGCCCGCATCGGCAAGATCGAGGTGACAGAGCCGTTCGGCAGCCTGTTCACGCAAGGCATGGTCACGCACGAGACATACGAACGCAGGAATCCCGAGAATGGTCAGCCGGTGTTTTTCTCGCCCACCGAAGTGGAACGCAGCGGTGATGGCGCAACGCTGAAGGCAGACGGTGCGCCGGTCGAGGTCGGCCGGGTGATCAAGATGTCCAAGTCCAAGAAGAACGTCGTGGACCCGGACGAGATCGTCGCAAAGTACGGTGCCGACGCGATCCGCTGGTTCATGCTGTCGGATTCCCCGCCCGAGCGCGACTTGCCGTGGTCGGAAGCCGGGATCGAAGGCTGCGCACGCTTTGTTCAGCGCTTGTGGCGCCTGTTCGGCCAGTACGACGCTGCGGCAAGCGGCGAGGACAAGGCGCTGGATCGCAAGGCGCACCAGACCGTCCACGCGGTTGCCTCCGACATCGAGGCACTGGGCTTCAACAAGGCCGTGGCGCGGATCTACGAACTGACCGGCGCAATCGAGAAAGCTGCGCCTTCCGCCAGCCGCTCCGCCGCGATCAGGAAGGTCCTGCTGCTCGTCGCGCCGATGATGCCGCATCTTGCCGAAGAAGCGCATGCGCGTTTCCGTACCGGCCTGATTGCCGACGAGGCCTGGCCCGAAGTCGATCCCGCACTGCTGGTCGATGATGAAGTCACCGTTGCCATCCAGGTCAAGGGCAAGCTGCGTGATACCCTGACTGTGGCCAAGGGGACGCCGAAGGAAGAGCTCGAACGCCTTGCCCTTGCTTCCGAGAAAGTGCAGCGTGCACTTGAAGGGGCGGAAGTGAAGAAGGTGATCGTCGTGCCTGACCGTCTGGTGAATCTTGTCGCCTGA
- a CDS encoding DUF3576 domain-containing protein, translated as MIGTMALAVTACGKKDRPRADLAPSQVTTIGVNAYLWRATLDALSFMPLLQTDSNGGVIVTDWYANPKNPGERVKVTVSIVDQDLRADALRVAASRQVSQNGQWVDAPVQAATVQKLEDIILSKARDLRRAAIAG; from the coding sequence ATGATCGGGACCATGGCCCTGGCTGTCACCGCCTGCGGCAAGAAGGATCGCCCAAGAGCGGATCTCGCCCCCAGCCAGGTCACCACGATCGGCGTCAACGCCTACTTGTGGCGCGCAACGCTCGACGCGCTTTCGTTCATGCCGCTGCTGCAGACTGACAGCAACGGCGGCGTGATCGTGACCGATTGGTATGCCAACCCCAAGAACCCGGGCGAGCGCGTCAAGGTCACTGTCTCGATCGTCGACCAGGACTTGCGCGCCGATGCGCTGCGGGTTGCCGCCAGCCGTCAGGTCTCGCAGAACGGCCAGTGGGTCGATGCTCCTGTCCAGGCCGCCACCGTCCAGAAGCTTGAAGACATCATCCTGAGCAAGGCGCGCGATCTGCGCCGCGCCGCGATTGCCGGATAA
- the phbB gene encoding acetoacetyl-CoA reductase, producing the protein MSRVAVVTGGTRGIGQAICLALKAQGRTVVANYAGNEEKARAFTAETGIPAYRFDVGDHEATIKGCAQIAAEVGEIDIVVNNAGITRDGVLHKMSFDDWNEVMRINLGGCFNMAKATFPGMRERGWGRIVNIGSINGQAGQYGQVNYAAAKSGIHGFTKALAQEGAKYGVTVNAIAPGYIDTDMVAAVPAPVLEKIVAKIPVGRLGHAEEIARGVAFLTADEGGFVTGSTMSLNGGQHMY; encoded by the coding sequence ATGTCGCGAGTTGCAGTGGTTACCGGCGGTACGCGCGGAATCGGTCAGGCGATCTGTCTGGCACTAAAGGCGCAAGGGCGCACGGTTGTCGCCAACTATGCAGGAAACGAGGAAAAGGCCCGCGCCTTCACCGCGGAAACCGGCATTCCCGCCTACCGCTTTGACGTCGGTGATCATGAAGCCACGATCAAGGGCTGCGCACAGATCGCCGCCGAAGTCGGTGAGATCGACATCGTCGTCAACAATGCCGGCATCACCCGCGATGGCGTGCTCCACAAGATGAGCTTCGATGACTGGAACGAGGTGATGCGTATCAACCTCGGTGGGTGCTTCAACATGGCCAAGGCCACGTTCCCCGGCATGCGCGAGCGCGGCTGGGGCCGCATCGTCAACATCGGTTCGATCAACGGCCAGGCCGGGCAGTACGGCCAGGTCAACTATGCCGCGGCGAAGTCCGGCATCCACGGTTTCACCAAGGCTCTGGCGCAGGAAGGCGCCAAGTACGGCGTGACCGTCAACGCAATCGCGCCGGGCTATATCGACACCGACATGGTTGCCGCCGTGCCTGCGCCAGTGCTGGAAAAGATCGTTGCCAAGATCCCGGTCGGCCGTCTCGGCCACGCAGAGGAAATCGCTCGTGGCGTCGCCTTCCTCACGGCGGACGAGGGTGGTTTCGTGACCGGCTCGACCATGTCGCTGAACGGCGGCCAGCACATGTACTGA